The proteins below come from a single Prolixibacter sp. NT017 genomic window:
- a CDS encoding uracil-DNA glycosylase, whose translation MENLELLNRLPGDIHPSWSPFLTDEITGILKEIEAKIASSNYMPLPKNVLRFLTIPLDEVKVIILGQDPYPQEGVATGRAFEVGTLKRWSEPFRNVSLKNILRLLYKTYNGHVVKFNELKEQLGQDFQVLSPGKLFQHWEEQGVLLLNTAFTCEMGKPGSHSAYWQPFTERLLKFLATSQPSVSWFIWGNHAEKAVAGLDLKHAYYTQHPMMCYDKPGRDSDFLFGKVNPFAALKNDIDWTGYANSPNMPEQPKLFSE comes from the coding sequence ATGGAAAACCTTGAATTACTCAATCGACTTCCCGGTGATATTCATCCATCGTGGAGTCCTTTTCTAACTGACGAAATAACCGGCATTTTGAAAGAAATAGAGGCGAAAATAGCTTCCTCAAATTACATGCCTTTACCGAAAAATGTATTGCGCTTTTTAACGATTCCGCTGGATGAAGTCAAGGTGATTATCCTGGGGCAAGATCCGTATCCGCAGGAAGGAGTGGCTACCGGAAGGGCATTCGAAGTGGGTACGTTGAAAAGGTGGTCAGAACCTTTTCGGAACGTTTCCCTGAAGAACATTCTTCGGTTACTGTATAAAACCTACAATGGCCATGTCGTCAAATTCAATGAACTGAAAGAACAGTTAGGTCAAGACTTTCAAGTGCTTTCTCCCGGAAAGCTTTTCCAGCACTGGGAAGAGCAGGGCGTTTTGTTGCTGAATACCGCTTTTACCTGCGAGATGGGAAAGCCGGGAAGTCATAGCGCTTACTGGCAACCATTCACAGAGCGTTTGCTGAAGTTCCTGGCGACTTCACAGCCGTCAGTCAGCTGGTTCATTTGGGGAAATCACGCCGAAAAGGCAGTTGCCGGACTCGACTTGAAACACGCCTATTACACCCAACATCCCATGATGTGCTACGACAAACCCGGCCGGGATAGTGACTTCTTATTCGGCAAAGTCAATCCTTTTGCTGCGTTAAAGAATGACATTGATTGGACGGGATATGCCAACTCGCCGAATATGCCGGAACAGCCTAAATTGTTTTCAGAATAA
- a CDS encoding glycosyltransferase family 2 protein, whose product MEKISVVVTVFNEEENIRPLVEQITAALTDYPFEIVYVDDGSTDNTVQVIKSMNNSHLKLVELKKNFGQCPALKAGIDYATGDFIVTMDGDLQNDPSDIPMMVERAKEGEFDLVAGIREKRKDGFILRKLPSKLANWLIRRVTKVDIKDNGCALKVFRADMAKSIPLYGELHRFISVLAHYEGARIDQVNVKHHARIHGQSKYGLSRTFRVLSDLILMLFFRKYMQKPMHFFGTFGILTGLAGGAILFYFFILKLMGEDIWGRPLLLLGIILLFIGFQIITLGLLLDYQMRTYYESQHKAPYKVRRVTGGEEAN is encoded by the coding sequence ATGGAAAAAATTTCAGTGGTGGTCACCGTTTTTAACGAGGAAGAAAATATCCGGCCACTGGTTGAACAAATAACTGCAGCCTTAACCGATTACCCGTTCGAAATTGTTTACGTCGATGATGGTTCGACTGACAACACCGTTCAGGTCATCAAATCGATGAACAATTCGCACCTGAAGCTGGTCGAGCTAAAGAAGAATTTCGGACAGTGCCCGGCGCTAAAAGCAGGTATCGACTATGCGACCGGTGATTTCATTGTGACAATGGACGGCGATTTGCAAAACGATCCGTCCGACATCCCTATGATGGTCGAGCGAGCCAAGGAAGGCGAATTCGATTTGGTTGCCGGTATTCGCGAAAAGCGGAAAGACGGCTTCATCCTTCGGAAACTTCCGTCGAAACTGGCCAACTGGCTGATTCGCCGGGTAACGAAAGTAGATATCAAAGACAATGGCTGCGCGTTGAAAGTGTTCCGTGCCGACATGGCCAAAAGCATTCCATTGTACGGCGAATTGCACCGCTTCATTTCAGTGCTGGCTCACTACGAAGGAGCCAGAATTGATCAGGTAAATGTGAAGCACCACGCACGTATTCATGGCCAATCGAAATATGGTCTATCGCGCACTTTCCGGGTACTCAGCGACCTCATCCTAATGCTCTTCTTCCGCAAGTACATGCAGAAACCGATGCACTTCTTCGGAACATTTGGCATCCTCACCGGCCTGGCTGGTGGCGCCATCCTGTTCTACTTCTTCATCCTGAAACTGATGGGTGAAGACATTTGGGGACGTCCGTTGCTGCTGCTGGGAATCATCTTGCTGTTCATCGGCTTTCAGATTATCACACTGGGATTGCTGCTCGATTACCAGATGCGCACCTACTACGAATCGCAACATAAAGCACCCTATAAAGTAAGGCGGGTAACCGGTGGAGAAGAAGCAAATTAA
- a CDS encoding Gfo/Idh/MocA family protein — MAQNRRSFLKKSSVGAVGITIGGIGMSAKSYSRIIGANEQMNVAGIGIRSRGDYLAGEFSKAAGAVVTHICDVDARFVDRTIANIKQATGNAPKGERDIRRLLEDKSIDAVFIATPDHWHAPASWMAMEAGKHVYVEKPCSHNPKEGELLKKFQSRYGKVIQMGNQQRSAPETIEVIREIHDGVIGEVYLGKAFYNNKRGTIGVGKPVPVPGYLDWELWQGPAPRVAYHDNYHPYNWHWFWNWGTGETCNNGTHELDVCRWALQVDFPKQVKATGGRYFDKDDDWQFYDTLLNHYEFKGNKTIAWEGQSCNAAKLYGRDRGSVIFGTKGSVIIDRAGYEVYDLSGHKIREQKTGKTSSTSDTVGTGDVMTLNHINNFLDTVRGKHVEQHSPIDEAHKSVLLCHLANIAWKMKRPLTCDEENGHILDDEEAMAMWGRTYAKGWEPKI; from the coding sequence ATGGCGCAAAACAGACGAAGTTTCCTGAAGAAATCGTCAGTGGGTGCAGTAGGCATCACCATTGGCGGAATTGGCATGTCAGCCAAAAGTTACAGCCGAATTATTGGGGCGAACGAACAGATGAACGTAGCCGGAATTGGAATCCGGAGTCGTGGTGATTACCTGGCCGGTGAATTCAGTAAAGCAGCTGGTGCAGTGGTGACTCATATTTGCGATGTAGATGCCCGATTCGTTGACAGAACCATTGCCAATATCAAACAAGCAACTGGAAATGCACCCAAAGGTGAACGGGATATTCGCCGGTTGCTTGAAGATAAATCGATTGATGCGGTATTTATTGCGACACCCGACCATTGGCACGCACCTGCTTCCTGGATGGCGATGGAAGCTGGAAAGCACGTGTATGTAGAAAAACCCTGTTCGCACAATCCGAAAGAAGGCGAGTTGCTGAAGAAATTTCAATCCCGTTACGGCAAAGTTATTCAGATGGGAAATCAGCAACGATCGGCTCCCGAAACCATCGAAGTCATTCGGGAAATCCACGACGGAGTGATTGGAGAGGTGTATCTCGGAAAAGCTTTTTACAACAACAAGCGGGGAACCATTGGTGTAGGCAAACCCGTTCCGGTACCCGGTTATCTCGATTGGGAGCTTTGGCAGGGACCGGCCCCGCGGGTTGCGTATCACGATAATTACCATCCGTATAACTGGCACTGGTTCTGGAATTGGGGAACCGGTGAAACCTGTAACAACGGAACGCATGAACTGGACGTTTGCCGCTGGGCGCTGCAGGTCGATTTCCCGAAGCAGGTAAAAGCCACCGGCGGTCGCTATTTCGATAAAGACGATGACTGGCAGTTTTACGATACGTTGCTCAATCACTATGAATTTAAGGGTAACAAAACCATTGCCTGGGAAGGTCAAAGTTGTAATGCGGCGAAATTGTATGGCCGCGATCGCGGTTCGGTGATTTTCGGGACAAAGGGCTCTGTTATCATCGACCGGGCAGGGTATGAGGTTTATGATTTGAGTGGTCATAAAATCCGGGAACAGAAAACCGGAAAAACCTCCAGTACGTCCGATACTGTCGGTACAGGCGACGTGATGACATTGAATCATATCAACAACTTCCTTGATACCGTTCGGGGTAAGCATGTAGAGCAGCATTCTCCTATCGACGAGGCGCACAAATCGGTTCTGTTGTGCCATCTGGCCAATATTGCCTGGAAGATGAAACGCCCGCTTACCTGTGACGAAGAAAATGGTCACATTCTGGACGATGAGGAGGCGATGGCGATGTGGGGCAGAACCTACGCGAAAGGGTGGGAGCCCAAAATCTGA
- a CDS encoding DUF1080 domain-containing protein has translation MKRYSFPLGLGLSLIALITFSCQQKPRTGEWLVTKSGNFERFWTLKDVQHNDSNYVLADNNSGIHSKFSLKDFKVEANVRTTAGAEGIFCVHFPQDANIPEHSGYHIFINNSDYGVGNQEKTGSLSHIRNNFVRTANDDQWFKLAVEVEGHHIVVSVNGKKVTEYNEPALPMRSKQCSNMVLSEGTLALYKTSVDGDITVSEVRVMPLNKSEETAVESEHEDAVTRQLTLLNQQGFPVIDYHSHLKGGLTMDELRSHGRDLGINYGVAANCGLKFPVTDDKTLNEYLESIKDEPVIKAMQCEGREWVTLFSPEAVAEFDYIFTDAMTWTDDKGRRMRLWIPEETFVENDQQFMEMLVSRIESIMSQEPVDIYVNPTFLPDELATRYDELWTPERMDRVIKVLKDNEVALEINARYRIPSMAFIKRAKEAGLKFTFGTNNAANELGRVEYCLEVVDSLDLTPKDMFVPRPAGKKKVQLNGLPEKITG, from the coding sequence ATGAAAAGATATTCATTTCCCTTGGGATTGGGACTTTCCCTAATTGCTTTAATCACATTCTCCTGTCAGCAAAAGCCAAGAACAGGGGAGTGGCTGGTCACAAAATCCGGTAACTTCGAAAGATTTTGGACACTGAAAGATGTTCAGCATAATGACTCGAATTATGTGCTGGCTGATAATAATTCAGGAATACACAGTAAGTTTTCTCTGAAGGATTTCAAAGTTGAGGCGAACGTAAGAACAACCGCCGGGGCTGAAGGAATCTTTTGCGTTCATTTTCCGCAAGATGCCAATATTCCCGAGCATTCCGGGTACCATATTTTCATAAATAACAGCGACTATGGAGTCGGTAACCAGGAGAAGACCGGAAGCCTGAGTCATATCCGGAACAACTTTGTCCGCACAGCGAATGACGACCAATGGTTCAAACTAGCTGTTGAGGTCGAAGGTCACCACATCGTCGTCAGCGTGAACGGGAAAAAAGTAACTGAGTACAACGAGCCGGCATTGCCCATGCGCAGTAAGCAGTGTTCTAATATGGTTCTTTCGGAAGGTACACTGGCACTTTATAAAACTTCCGTTGATGGAGATATTACTGTCAGTGAAGTTCGGGTGATGCCATTGAATAAGAGCGAGGAAACAGCAGTGGAGTCTGAACATGAGGATGCTGTTACCCGTCAGCTTACATTGCTGAACCAGCAAGGATTTCCGGTCATCGATTATCATTCGCACTTGAAAGGCGGACTCACGATGGATGAGCTTCGCAGTCATGGTCGCGATCTGGGGATCAATTACGGAGTTGCCGCCAATTGCGGATTGAAATTCCCGGTAACGGATGATAAGACGTTAAACGAATACCTGGAAAGCATCAAAGATGAGCCGGTAATCAAAGCGATGCAATGCGAAGGACGTGAATGGGTAACGCTCTTCTCGCCGGAAGCTGTGGCAGAGTTCGACTATATTTTCACCGATGCGATGACGTGGACCGATGACAAAGGGCGGCGGATGCGGTTGTGGATTCCGGAAGAGACTTTTGTCGAAAACGATCAGCAGTTTATGGAAATGCTCGTCAGTCGCATCGAGTCAATCATGAGCCAGGAGCCTGTGGATATTTATGTGAATCCGACATTCCTGCCGGATGAATTGGCTACCCGATACGATGAATTATGGACACCGGAACGGATGGATCGGGTCATCAAGGTATTGAAAGATAATGAAGTGGCACTGGAAATCAATGCGCGTTATCGCATTCCAAGCATGGCATTTATCAAACGGGCAAAAGAAGCTGGATTGAAGTTCACTTTCGGGACAAACAATGCAGCCAACGAGTTAGGGCGGGTGGAGTATTGTTTAGAAGTAGTAGATTCTTTAGATTTAACACCCAAAGATATGTTTGTACCCCGGCCAGCCGGAAAGAAAAAGGTACAATTAAACGGATTACCTGAAAAAATTACGGGGTAA
- a CDS encoding lysylphosphatidylglycerol synthase transmembrane domain-containing protein: protein MEKKQIKKVGINLLKLVISAGAIAWVLSKISFREVLHIFGQSAPGYLLLALLFFVLSKVLAAFRLNLLFRESGAHLSWWLNLKLYWMGMFYNLFLPGGIGGDGYKIYLVNKFRQNGLKKNFGAVVIDRVSGLVAIGLITITLYFFSAIQIPYGQWAWVGYFLVYGGFLLLLRLFFPLFLRIHLPLAGWSLALQLAQLLSALFILLAFHQQANLVDYLFLFFLSSIAAALPITIGGAGARELVFLYGSQQLGLASDLSIALSFMFYLITAFASLWGIVWVFRPPFRKEGDNNPEAEKQA from the coding sequence GTGGAGAAGAAGCAAATTAAAAAGGTTGGAATTAACCTGCTGAAACTGGTAATTTCGGCAGGAGCCATAGCCTGGGTACTTTCCAAAATTTCCTTCCGGGAAGTGCTGCATATTTTCGGGCAATCGGCACCGGGATACCTGTTGTTGGCACTGTTGTTTTTTGTGCTATCAAAAGTGCTGGCAGCTTTCCGCCTCAACCTCCTTTTCCGCGAAAGCGGGGCACATTTGTCGTGGTGGCTCAACCTGAAGCTCTACTGGATGGGCATGTTTTACAATTTGTTCCTTCCCGGTGGAATTGGAGGCGACGGCTACAAGATTTACCTCGTGAACAAGTTCCGGCAAAACGGCCTGAAAAAGAATTTTGGCGCTGTGGTCATTGATCGTGTTTCCGGACTCGTTGCCATCGGATTGATTACCATCACGCTCTATTTCTTTTCGGCCATCCAAATTCCATATGGACAATGGGCCTGGGTAGGATATTTTCTGGTATACGGCGGATTTCTGCTGTTGCTGAGACTTTTCTTTCCCCTGTTTCTGAGGATTCACCTGCCGCTTGCCGGCTGGTCACTGGCTTTGCAGCTCGCGCAGTTGCTTTCGGCGTTATTCATTTTGCTGGCTTTTCATCAGCAGGCGAACCTCGTCGATTACCTGTTCCTCTTCTTTCTGTCATCAATTGCAGCGGCATTGCCAATTACGATTGGAGGAGCCGGCGCCCGTGAACTGGTTTTCCTGTATGGCTCGCAACAATTGGGACTGGCAAGCGATCTTTCCATTGCGCTCAGTTTCATGTTCTACCTCATCACTGCATTTGCTTCGCTTTGGGGAATTGTCTGGGTATTTCGTCCTCCCTTCCGGAAAGAAGGCGATAACAATCCTGAAGCTGAAAAACAGGCCTGA
- a CDS encoding Gfo/Idh/MocA family oxidoreductase, translating into MEKVIKTALASFGMSGQVFHGPTIKVNPHFSISKILERTKSLSEKDYPEATIVRSYEKIINDPEIELVIVNTPDPYHYEMTMKALEAGKHVVVEKPFTKTSEEAARLIQLARENNKILTVYQNRRLDSDFLTVKSLLGAGMLGRLVEFESHFDRYRNFVREGNWKETGDERTGVLFNLGAHMVDQALVLFGDPEAVTCHLAARRTGGEVPDYYDIRLHYDGFNAILKSSYLVREPGPRIILHGTEGSFLKWGIDQQEAMLTEGRLPDEPDWNEEPEEWWGTLHTNINGVEYKGKVRTIPGNFKVFYENLYEVIRHGKELLVQPEESKRVIDVLEACIESNRQRKTIDFNPS; encoded by the coding sequence ATGGAAAAAGTCATCAAAACAGCATTGGCATCATTCGGAATGTCGGGGCAGGTTTTTCACGGCCCCACTATCAAGGTGAATCCCCATTTCAGCATTAGTAAGATTCTGGAAAGAACAAAGAGTCTCTCAGAGAAGGATTATCCGGAAGCGACGATTGTCCGTTCGTACGAAAAGATTATCAATGATCCGGAAATTGAGCTGGTCATCGTCAACACACCCGATCCCTATCACTATGAAATGACGATGAAGGCGCTGGAAGCCGGGAAACATGTGGTGGTTGAAAAACCTTTTACCAAAACAAGCGAAGAAGCGGCCCGACTGATTCAATTGGCCCGGGAGAATAACAAGATATTGACGGTTTACCAAAACCGACGACTCGACAGCGATTTCCTTACGGTGAAAAGTTTGCTTGGTGCAGGCATGCTGGGACGTTTGGTGGAATTTGAATCGCATTTTGACCGTTACCGGAATTTTGTCCGTGAAGGCAATTGGAAAGAGACCGGTGACGAGCGAACTGGTGTACTCTTTAATTTGGGAGCGCACATGGTCGACCAGGCATTGGTTCTTTTTGGAGACCCCGAAGCGGTTACCTGTCATTTGGCTGCCCGCCGAACCGGAGGTGAAGTTCCGGATTATTACGATATCCGATTGCACTACGACGGATTCAATGCCATCCTGAAAAGCTCGTACCTGGTGAGAGAGCCCGGACCTCGGATAATTCTGCACGGAACGGAAGGTTCCTTCCTGAAATGGGGAATCGATCAGCAGGAAGCCATGTTGACCGAAGGCCGTTTACCGGACGAGCCGGATTGGAACGAAGAACCCGAAGAATGGTGGGGAACGCTGCATACGAACATCAACGGTGTCGAATATAAAGGCAAGGTGAGAACCATTCCGGGCAATTTCAAGGTATTTTACGAAAACCTGTACGAAGTCATCCGCCATGGAAAAGAATTGCTGGTACAACCGGAAGAATCAAAAAGGGTAATCGACGTGTTGGAGGCTTGCATCGAAAGTAACCGGCAGCGAAAAACCATCGATTTTAATCCGTCCTGA
- the rbr gene encoding rubrerythrin: MEKSIKGSQTEQNLLKAFAGESQARNRYEMYAKIAKKEGYEQIASIFSETAMNEVAHAKRFFRFLEGGMVEITASYPAGVEVTTAENLLAAAEGENEEWTDLYPEFAKVAEEEGFKAVALAFRKIAEVEAEHEKRYRKLLENLENDSVFKKEKKVRWKCRNCGYVHEGEKALERCPACLHPKAYFEEENDNY; this comes from the coding sequence ATGGAGAAAAGTATCAAAGGTTCGCAGACTGAGCAGAACCTGTTAAAAGCTTTTGCAGGAGAGTCTCAGGCACGAAACCGCTATGAGATGTATGCAAAAATCGCTAAAAAGGAAGGTTACGAGCAAATCGCGTCCATTTTTTCGGAGACAGCGATGAACGAAGTTGCACATGCTAAACGTTTCTTCCGATTTCTGGAAGGAGGAATGGTTGAAATCACGGCCTCCTACCCTGCTGGTGTAGAAGTAACAACAGCCGAGAATCTGCTCGCTGCTGCCGAGGGCGAAAACGAAGAATGGACCGATTTGTATCCGGAATTCGCCAAAGTTGCCGAAGAAGAAGGTTTCAAGGCTGTGGCCCTGGCTTTCCGGAAGATTGCTGAAGTAGAAGCAGAACATGAGAAACGGTACCGGAAACTGCTGGAAAACCTGGAAAACGATTCAGTTTTTAAGAAAGAGAAAAAAGTTCGCTGGAAGTGCCGCAACTGCGGTTATGTGCACGAAGGTGAGAAAGCGCTGGAACGTTGTCCTGCCTGTTTGCATCCAAAAGCTTATTTTGAAGAAGAAAACGACAATTATTAA
- a CDS encoding AAA family ATPase → MERNILSNYSEVFRQQKLEGHISPGPVITISRECGCSAKRIATKLSKILTGYSYLSETKTDVEWRWISKEILEEASHELEMDPNHVKNVFLSEKKVPLEEVTSAFSTEKVYDADDQKVIETVGTVIRSFAVAGHHIIVGRGGEILSHGITDRLAIRLEAPLDWRVNRIMQISSLSHSDARDYVIEIDRQRDLFVEHIAGRKVNNSDFDLIFNYSTMLDDHIVDAIVSVLKNRHII, encoded by the coding sequence ATGGAACGAAATATTCTAAGTAATTATTCAGAGGTTTTCAGACAGCAGAAACTGGAAGGACATATTTCCCCGGGGCCTGTCATCACTATTTCGCGCGAATGCGGATGTTCGGCTAAGCGCATTGCTACTAAGTTGTCAAAAATACTGACGGGGTACAGTTACCTGTCCGAAACGAAAACGGATGTAGAGTGGCGCTGGATTAGCAAAGAAATCCTCGAGGAAGCTTCTCATGAATTGGAAATGGATCCCAACCATGTGAAGAATGTATTTCTGAGTGAGAAGAAGGTGCCGCTGGAAGAGGTAACCAGTGCATTCTCTACCGAGAAGGTTTACGATGCCGACGACCAAAAGGTAATTGAAACCGTGGGGACTGTCATTCGTTCATTTGCCGTTGCCGGTCATCACATCATAGTTGGTCGCGGAGGTGAAATTCTGAGTCATGGAATCACCGATCGATTAGCTATTCGGCTTGAAGCGCCGCTCGACTGGCGGGTGAACCGCATTATGCAGATCAGTAGTTTATCGCACTCCGATGCCCGCGATTATGTGATTGAAATCGATCGGCAGCGCGATTTGTTTGTTGAGCACATCGCCGGCCGCAAGGTGAATAACTCCGATTTCGATCTGATTTTCAATTACTCTACCATGTTGGACGACCACATTGTGGATGCCATTGTGAGTGTTCTGAAAAACAGGCACATTATTTAG
- a CDS encoding flavin reductase, with the protein MDINAFLKVSYGLYLISTKAGDKLGGYVANTAFQVTAKPPRFAISCNRDNLTSEMIRESGIFAFSVLREDASPEIIGNFGYKSSREIDKFEKVNYITAQSGAPIVTDSSVAWFDCKVIETHEIGTHILFIGEVLDYDVIDEEANPMTYAYYHEVRKGLSPKNAPTYIEEEKLKEAKEEEPKKEASGKNETWTCQMCNYNYDPETGDPITGIPPGTAFEDLPDDWVCPLCGATKDMFEKD; encoded by the coding sequence ATGGACATCAATGCATTTCTCAAGGTAAGCTATGGGCTATACCTCATTTCGACAAAAGCTGGAGATAAACTGGGTGGTTATGTTGCCAATACGGCTTTCCAGGTAACAGCTAAGCCACCACGCTTCGCCATCAGTTGTAACCGCGATAACCTGACATCAGAAATGATTCGCGAAAGCGGCATTTTCGCTTTTTCCGTGTTACGGGAAGATGCCTCGCCCGAAATCATCGGCAATTTTGGTTACAAAAGCAGTCGTGAGATTGACAAGTTTGAAAAGGTGAACTATATCACTGCTCAGAGCGGGGCTCCCATCGTCACCGATTCTTCGGTAGCCTGGTTCGACTGCAAAGTGATTGAAACACACGAAATCGGCACACATATTCTTTTCATTGGTGAAGTGCTCGACTATGATGTAATTGACGAGGAGGCTAATCCGATGACCTATGCCTATTACCATGAAGTAAGGAAAGGATTATCACCGAAGAACGCCCCGACGTACATCGAAGAGGAGAAACTCAAAGAAGCCAAAGAGGAAGAACCAAAAAAAGAAGCCTCTGGGAAAAATGAAACCTGGACCTGCCAGATGTGTAATTATAATTATGATCCGGAAACGGGTGATCCGATTACCGGAATTCCGCCGGGAACAGCATTTGAAGATCTTCCGGACGATTGGGTTTGTCCGCTTTGCGGAGCTACCAAGGACATGTTCGAGAAAGATTAG
- a CDS encoding FAD:protein FMN transferase, which produces MATFLFYPLYKMNPDREIYVRSFPAMGTRFDMLILGQSNERGELLFHEIRREVDRIEILFSRFREGGPVRKINQQRHAQWIEVDSEELWQAFLTCREYHRKTLGVFDINMGEVATLWKDREEDPAENKVAEQFRFSGMKEMEFEESEHCVRFLSGKPGIDFGAYGKGYALEQVRKILLTHKVKQAVINFGDSSILTLGKHPSGEYWPMSVRNPIKPGETLHDFRMNNHSLTTSSNRLLADDGWSRKSDHIIHPVTGKPVNEGRSVSVLCKSPVEGEILSTAFMLVSPEQYDAVLNEFEYDEIVVVTLGAEASIQKKQFLCNN; this is translated from the coding sequence ATGGCTACTTTCCTGTTCTATCCATTGTACAAAATGAATCCCGACAGAGAAATATACGTTCGTTCCTTCCCGGCCATGGGAACCCGGTTCGATATGCTCATTCTGGGGCAATCGAATGAACGCGGTGAATTGTTATTCCACGAAATCCGCCGGGAGGTTGACCGAATCGAAATTTTGTTCAGCCGTTTCCGGGAAGGCGGACCGGTGCGGAAAATCAATCAGCAGCGCCACGCCCAATGGATTGAGGTCGATTCAGAAGAACTTTGGCAGGCATTTCTGACTTGTCGTGAATATCATCGAAAAACGCTGGGTGTTTTTGACATCAACATGGGCGAAGTAGCGACTTTGTGGAAGGATCGAGAGGAAGATCCAGCAGAGAATAAAGTAGCGGAACAATTTCGCTTTTCAGGTATGAAAGAGATGGAATTTGAGGAGAGTGAGCATTGCGTCCGCTTTCTTTCGGGGAAACCCGGAATTGATTTCGGCGCGTATGGCAAAGGGTACGCACTGGAGCAGGTACGGAAAATTTTGCTTACTCATAAGGTCAAACAAGCCGTCATCAATTTTGGTGATAGTTCCATTTTAACGCTCGGGAAACATCCTTCCGGTGAATACTGGCCCATGTCGGTTCGGAATCCCATCAAGCCGGGAGAAACCCTCCACGATTTCAGGATGAATAACCATTCGCTGACCACTTCTTCTAACCGATTATTGGCAGATGATGGCTGGAGCCGAAAGTCCGATCACATTATTCATCCGGTAACTGGAAAACCGGTCAATGAAGGCCGATCGGTTTCGGTTTTGTGCAAATCTCCGGTAGAAGGCGAAATCCTGTCGACTGCTTTTATGTTGGTCTCACCGGAACAGTACGATGCTGTTTTGAATGAATTTGAATATGATGAAATTGTGGTAGTTACATTAGGTGCAGAGGCGTCAATTCAGAAAAAACAATTTCTTTGTAATAACTAA
- a CDS encoding Gfo/Idh/MocA family protein, whose amino-acid sequence MKDERTRRQFIRDVSLLSGSAVLGASMPWLKAMADESQVGNSVSDRVRLGFVGVGDRGRALLLNCQQLENVEIVAVCDNYEPHYQRAIELTNGKAKAFYDYRKMIDDADNLDAVVIATPLHEHAHITIGFLESGIHVFCEKSMARTLEDTKVMALTANRTGKILQIGHQRMFNPAYLKAYERAASGEIGQITQIRAYWHRNNDWRRPVPEGHPELERKINWRMYDEYSAGLMTELASHQIQVANWFLGETPTRVMGSGSICFWKDGREVYDNVACVYDYPEGVKVIYDSVISNRKYGLEEQIMGHLGTIEPEVRKIYSENPPPAPGFLQLINNLEKDIFETIPIGGASWVPETAVQYKGEYLVEDYQYDDTLLEIEGFVLAVRNGRPYPGLLREGYNATVAVFAGIAGNAGKSYH is encoded by the coding sequence ATGAAAGACGAACGGACACGACGGCAATTTATCCGCGACGTTTCGTTACTCAGTGGCTCAGCTGTTCTTGGAGCGTCGATGCCCTGGTTAAAAGCCATGGCCGATGAATCGCAGGTTGGAAACAGCGTTTCTGACCGGGTCCGTCTTGGATTTGTGGGTGTCGGAGACCGCGGGCGGGCCTTGCTGCTCAATTGCCAGCAATTGGAGAATGTCGAAATTGTGGCAGTTTGCGACAATTATGAACCACACTACCAACGAGCCATTGAGCTAACCAACGGCAAAGCCAAAGCATTTTACGATTATCGGAAAATGATTGATGACGCTGATAACCTCGATGCCGTTGTCATTGCTACTCCGCTTCACGAGCATGCTCATATTACCATCGGTTTTCTGGAGAGCGGGATTCATGTGTTTTGTGAGAAATCGATGGCCCGCACGCTGGAGGATACAAAAGTCATGGCCTTGACGGCGAACCGAACTGGAAAGATTCTGCAGATTGGCCATCAACGCATGTTCAATCCGGCTTATCTGAAGGCATACGAACGGGCTGCTTCCGGCGAGATAGGACAGATAACCCAAATCAGGGCTTACTGGCACAGAAACAACGATTGGCGGCGGCCGGTCCCGGAAGGACATCCGGAATTGGAAAGGAAAATCAACTGGCGCATGTACGACGAGTATTCTGCCGGATTGATGACAGAGCTGGCTTCCCATCAGATTCAGGTGGCGAACTGGTTTTTGGGAGAAACACCAACGCGGGTGATGGGCTCCGGTTCCATTTGTTTCTGGAAGGATGGCCGCGAAGTGTATGACAATGTTGCCTGTGTTTACGATTATCCGGAAGGAGTGAAGGTGATATACGATTCAGTCATCAGTAACCGAAAATACGGGCTGGAAGAACAGATCATGGGACATCTGGGAACGATTGAACCCGAGGTTCGTAAGATTTATTCGGAAAATCCGCCTCCCGCACCCGGTTTCCTTCAGTTGATAAATAACCTGGAAAAGGATATTTTCGAGACGATTCCCATTGGCGGTGCCAGTTGGGTGCCCGAAACGGCTGTGCAATACAAGGGAGAATACCTGGTGGAAGATTATCAGTACGATGATACATTGCTGGAAATAGAGGGATTTGTTTTGGCTGTGAGGAATGGACGACCTTATCCCGGCTTGTTGCGGGAAGGCTACAATGCAACTGTGGCAGTTTTTGCTGGGATTGCAGGCAATGCAGGAAAATCGTATCATTGA